A stretch of Paenibacillus peoriae DNA encodes these proteins:
- the rpoN gene encoding RNA polymerase factor sigma-54, whose protein sequence is MRYGLQQEQTFRLAMTPELRQAITILQYSSVDLMSYLHEQANENPIIDLAEIDMSIERINTEEEYSLRKNDNPVDLLDFVSNPADNLYRHLKAQLGMVRGLSKLQQMIGMFLIGNLNEKGYLELDVNTAAGILDVPTDEVENILALIQGFEPAGIAARSLEECLLLQLRYAGNDDVYLEEIVRHHMVNLSCNRIQKIADALGIDIHMVQQMTDQIRKLNPCPGAAFAPYERQYHIADISVEKSKNDYVVTVNDITVPRVGINPFYQSMLRKPAMEEEKRFLREKMNTALWLIHSLEQRRLTLMRVAQAIVDRQREFFEHGVYHLKSMTQKEIAGITGLHESTISRAVSNKYMQTPRGLFELKYFFTSALGSKDGDATSSESAKMRIKQIIDSEEKQKPFSDQAITERMAKEGLELSRRTVAKYREELGYLSSARRKVY, encoded by the coding sequence ATGCGCTACGGATTACAGCAAGAGCAAACATTCAGGCTGGCTATGACTCCAGAATTACGACAAGCCATCACGATTCTTCAATATTCTTCGGTCGATCTGATGTCATATCTTCATGAGCAAGCAAATGAAAATCCGATCATTGACTTGGCAGAGATCGATATGTCCATCGAAAGAATCAACACAGAAGAAGAATATTCGCTACGAAAAAATGATAATCCGGTAGACCTTCTGGACTTTGTCTCTAATCCCGCAGATAATTTATATAGACATCTCAAAGCGCAGCTTGGGATGGTCCGCGGGCTATCCAAACTACAACAGATGATTGGCATGTTTCTAATTGGGAATTTAAATGAAAAAGGCTACCTTGAGCTGGATGTAAATACAGCTGCCGGAATACTTGACGTCCCCACCGATGAGGTTGAAAATATACTTGCCCTGATCCAAGGCTTTGAACCGGCAGGAATCGCTGCCCGCAGTCTGGAGGAATGTCTTCTTTTGCAGCTGCGATATGCCGGGAATGATGATGTTTACCTGGAAGAAATCGTGCGACATCACATGGTCAATCTTTCATGTAACCGCATACAAAAAATCGCGGATGCTCTAGGGATCGACATTCACATGGTACAACAAATGACCGATCAGATACGCAAGCTGAATCCTTGTCCGGGAGCGGCATTTGCTCCATATGAACGCCAGTATCATATAGCAGATATCTCAGTGGAGAAATCCAAAAACGACTACGTTGTGACAGTTAATGATATCACAGTCCCACGCGTCGGGATTAATCCTTTTTACCAAAGTATGCTTCGAAAGCCGGCAATGGAGGAAGAGAAACGATTTCTTCGTGAGAAGATGAATACAGCATTATGGCTTATTCATAGCCTTGAGCAGCGCCGCCTGACCCTGATGCGTGTGGCCCAGGCTATTGTTGATAGGCAGCGGGAGTTTTTTGAGCATGGCGTTTATCATCTGAAATCGATGACCCAAAAGGAGATTGCTGGAATAACCGGCCTGCATGAATCCACGATCAGCCGGGCGGTCAGTAATAAATACATGCAGACGCCCCGTGGATTGTTTGAACTCAAATATTTCTTCACCTCCGCCCTAGGATCGAAAGACGGAGATGCTACTTCATCAGAGAGCGCAAAAATGCGGATAAAGCAGATCATCGACAGTGAAGAGAAGCAAAAACCATTTTCAGATCAGGCAATCACAGAGCGGATGGCAAAGGAAGGACTAGAGCTGTCACGCAGAACGGTAGCCAAATACCGTGAAGAATTGGGGTATTTATCCTCCGCCAGGAGAAAAGTGTATTAA